A single region of the Plasmodium malariae genome assembly, chromosome: 7 genome encodes:
- the PmUG01_07045700 gene encoding conserved Plasmodium protein, unknown function, producing MEDSDEEDNIQVIVFGNSTEANFDDFYRETELSKDENEGNKNNLNGNAYARKEAENEEQQDVNLETQVQIATKENKVFMKYDYTHEKPWAHHADKSMWFNYNLDENSFKDWVQKHIDRRIEQQQNYQIENADNIYDDNLKTSIFTQPRFEEDLLYSKNVKYRNAPNMQNMHNANNMKYAKNMKKKFLNSKNSMMNNFNNKDKLSSVVEESYFNKHPFKNEDGYRINLNKNPPNDRNTNNRNNFTQNYDHVHNSYNRGNSDIYMYSNGGANNSKLKNEETENLEQNEDLTQFQNFINFFKQNQEI from the exons ATGGAGGACAGCGATGAAGAAGATAACATACAA GTAATTGTGTTTGGAAATTCAACCGAAGCCAATTTTGATGATTTCTACAGGGAAACCGAATTAAGCAAAGACGAAAACGAAG GGAACAAAAATAATCTGAACGGCAATGCGTACGCGAGGAAGGAAGCGGAg AATGAGGAACAGCAGGATGTCAATTTGGAAACACAAGTACAAATAGCtacaaaagaaaataaggTTTTCATGAAATATGACTACACTCATGAAAAGCCGTGGGCTCACCACGCAGACAAAAGTATGTGGTTCAATTATAATTTGGATGAAAATAGCTTCAAAGATTGGGTACAAAAACATATTGATAGGAGAATAGAGCAACAACAAAATTACCAAATTGAAAATGCCGATAATATTTATgatgataatttaaaaaccAGTATTTTCACTCAACCCCGTTTTGAGGAGGACTTACTATATTCGAAAAATGTCAAATACAGAAATGCGccaaatatgcaaaatatgcataatgctaataatatgaaatacgcaaaaaacatgaaaaaaaaatttttaaatagcaaaaatagtatgatgaataattttaacaataaaGACAAATTGTCCAGTGTGGTAGAAGAGAGTTATTTTAATAAGCACCCGTTTAAGAATGAAGACGGATAcagaattaatttaaataaaaatccTCCCAATGACCGTAATACAAACAACAGGAACAATTTTACTCAAAATTATGACCATGTTCATAATAGTTACAATCGTGGAAATAGTGACATTTACATGTACAGTAACGGAGGTGCCAACAacagtaaattaaaaaacgaAGAAACAGAGAACTTAGAACAAAACGAAGATTTAACGCAATTCCAAAATTtcattaacttttttaagCAAAACCAGGAAATTTAA
- the PmUG01_07045800 gene encoding histidine--tRNA ligase, putative yields the protein MLLKILYLIAVFLKVRSSCRGTDQKKRFLFLYHNVLKKKINFHFRASRKIVVYSVKGIREFNPKNYKRREYLFKIWKELSESFSFSLYDLPVLENYKIFQKSNINEAYDFVKNKRHLILRPEITPQLINYLFLKDGFITEKEREEEGNTINGSNHVRNHVCNIMAKPDSNKSSTICSSSSSSSSSSSSSTNFDNLNKKKYLVHNFQKVHKMCTVGQCFRYEQTSSCRKREHYQWNVDILGIDNINAEIELFTILIYFFHHVKLTEKDIVIKINDKRIIKYIICKIFKNSLSNFSYNYIQHETHKRILHILDKYHKVSKYAFKLLLKKYIPYLMENEVNIFTTVLQNIQSYNNLELFLNFNTSILTDLKSVLSYLRKINFHSFFQIDLTTVRGLDYYNKVIFEVFYKPKKYRAICGGGRYDFSLNKRQIPAVGFGMGDVVITEILFNKNNKQKNTGSRSRSRSRNINDCDTDEFNNLQKNINIVSFFPYIAQENIHEHAHKEYYEILHELRRNNLKVYALLQNNLNLSKALKKANALHAEYFLFFEENDKLFLLKNLKTGKQDIVNSSNILSFYG from the coding sequence ATGCTTTTGAAAATCCTGTACCTTATTGCAGTGTTTTTAAAAGTTCGTAGCTCATGTAGAGGCACCGATCAAAAGAAaagatttctttttttataccataacgtattaaaaaaaaaaattaatttccATTTTCGAGCAAGTCGAAAAATCGTAGTATACAGTGTAAAGGGTATAAGAGAATTTAACCCCAAGAATTACAAAAGAagagaatatttatttaaaatatggaaaGAATTATCAGAGAGCTTTTCATTTAGTTTATATGATTTGCCAGtattagaaaattataaaatttttcaaaagagTAATATCAATGAGGCTTAtgattttgttaaaaataaaaggcaTTTAATACTGCGCCCAGAAATCACACCACAGCTAATTAACTACttgtttttaaaagatgGGTTCATAACAGAAAAGGAAAGGGAAGAAGAGGGAAATACGATAAATGGAAGTAACCACGTACGTAACCATGTATGTAATATCATGGCCAAACCAGATAGCAATAAGAGTAGTACAATCtgcagtagtagtagtagtagcagtagcagtagtagtagtagtaccaattttgataatttaaataaaaagaaatatttagtacataattttcaaaagGTACATAAAATGTGCACAGTGGGACAATGCTTCAGATATGAACAAACATCATCTTGTAGAAAAAGAGAGCATTACCAATGGAATGTTGACATATTAGGTATAGATAATATTAATGCAGAGATCGAACTATTCACTATactgatatatttttttcatcatgtTAAATTAACAGAAAAGGACATagtcataaaaattaatgataaaagaattataaaatatattatatgtaagatttttaaaaattcattaagcaatttttcttataactATATACAACATGAAACACATAAGagaatattacatatacttGATAAATACCATAAGGTGTCCAAATAtgcttttaaattattactaaaaaaatatattccttaTTTAATGGAAAAcgaagtaaatatttttacaacaGTTCTTCAAAATATACAGTCATATAATAATCTTGAATTGTTCCTTAACTTTAATACATCCATCTTAACTGATTTGAAAAGCGTTTTATcttatttaagaaaaattaattttcacTCCTTTTTTCAAATAGATTTAACAACAGTAAGAGGGTTggattattataataaagtcATCTTCGAAGTTTTTTACAAGCCTAAAAAGTATAGAGCAATATGCGGAGGTGGTCGTTACGATTTTTCATTGAACAAGCGGCAAATACCAGCTGTAGGCTTTGGAATGGGTGATGTAGTAATAACTGAAATACTTTTCAACAAGAACAACAAGCAGAAGAACACGGGCAGCAGAAGCAGAAGCAGAAGCAGAAACATCAATGACTGCGATACTGATGAGTTCAacaatttacaaaaaaatataaacatcgtgtccttttttccttatatcGCACAAGAAAATATACATGAACATGCACATAAAGAATACTACGAAATTTTACATGAACTACGAAGGAACAACCTTAAAGTTTACGCCTTATTGCAAAATAATCTAAATCTATCTAaagctttaaaaaaagcTAACGCTTTGCACGCcgaatattttctatttttcgaAGAAAACGATAAACTATTTCTCctgaaaaatttgaaaacaGGAAAACAGGACATTGTAAATTCGAGTAATATTTTATCGTTCTACGGTTAG